Proteins found in one Methylococcus sp. EFPC2 genomic segment:
- the rsxA gene encoding electron transport complex subunit RsxA codes for MNDYLMLLLGTALVNNVVLVKFLGLCPFMGVSKKLDSAIGMGFATTFVLTLTAVASWFIEHYILAPLEIGFLRILSFILVIAAVVQFTEMVVRKTSPVLYQVLGIFLPLITTNCAVLGVALLNIQQDYDFLHSALFGFGSAVGFTLVMVIFAGIRERIALMAVPEVFVGAPIAFITAGILSLAFMGFAGLNTH; via the coding sequence GTGAACGACTACCTGATGCTGCTGCTGGGCACGGCCCTCGTCAATAACGTCGTGCTGGTCAAGTTTTTGGGGCTGTGCCCCTTCATGGGCGTGTCCAAGAAACTGGACTCGGCCATCGGCATGGGCTTCGCCACGACCTTCGTGCTGACCCTGACCGCCGTGGCGAGCTGGTTCATCGAACATTACATCCTGGCGCCTTTGGAAATCGGCTTCCTGCGCATCCTGTCCTTCATCCTGGTGATTGCCGCTGTAGTGCAGTTCACCGAGATGGTGGTGCGCAAGACCAGTCCGGTGCTGTACCAGGTGCTGGGCATTTTTCTCCCCCTGATCACGACCAATTGCGCGGTGTTGGGCGTGGCCTTGCTGAACATCCAGCAGGATTACGATTTTCTGCACAGCGCCCTGTTCGGTTTCGGCTCCGCCGTGGGTTTCACCCTGGTGATGGTGATCTTCGCCGGCATCCGCGAGCGCATCGCCCTGATGGCGGTGCCGGAAGTCTTCGTCGGCGCGCCCATCGCGTTCATCACCGCCGGCATATTGTCCTTGGCATTCATGGGTTTCGCGGGTTTGAACACACACTGA